A single Desulfovibrio legallii DNA region contains:
- the fdnG gene encoding formate dehydrogenase-N subunit alpha has protein sequence MKSTRRSFLKGVGAGVLCLTLGQLGFDLGEAQAYAGKLKIEGAKEVISVCPFCSVCCQVIAYVRDGKLVSTEGDPDFPVNEGALCAKGAALFTMYTSDHRLKKPLYRAPHSDQWVEKDWEWCLNQIAQRIKETRDKDMVLKNAKGQTVNRLDTIFWMGTSHASNEECAVIHQAMRGLGVVHMDHQARVUHSPTVAALAESFGRGAMTNHWIDIKNTDAVLIIGSNAAEHHPVAFKWIMRARDNGAVLMHVDPKFSRTSARCDFHVPLRSGTDIAFLGGMINYILENDLYFKDYVLNYTNAAFVVGEGYGFKDGLFTGYDPQTRKYDKSKWGLAKGPDGGPVIDPSLKNERCVLNLMRKHYSRYTLKNVSDVTGVSQENLLKVYKAFCATGRPDKAGTVLYALGWTQHTVGVQNIRTSTLIQLLLGNIGVAGGGINALRGEPNVQGSTDHALLYHILPGYLPVPRAPWQALADYQKANTPVTTLKNSANWWGNRPKYMVSLLKGWFGDAATPENNFCYDLLAKLEPGEDCSYMYAMDKMYQGKMRGGFIVGVNPMNSFPNTNKMRAALDKLDWLVCSEIHHSETTDNWMRPGVDPKNVKTEVFLLPSAHRIEKEGTISNSGRWLQWFDMGVKPGYEARDFGDLIVPLFNKIRGLYQAQGGTLPDPILKMHWTDKFVAAEWTRRINGQFWADGKVGNKQYKRGQQVPAFGALKDDGTTSSLNWLYSGSWTEEDGNKSKRRDASQTPMQANIGLFPNWSWCWPVNRRILYNRASVDPNGQPWNPQKAVIQWDGSKWVGDVPDGPWPPLADKEKGKLPFIMMKDGHAQFYGVGTADGPFPEHYEPAETPLKSHPFSSQLSSPVYKFHTSDMDKIAPPADPRFPIVLTTYSLTEHWCGGGETRNVPNLLEAEPQLYVEMSHELAKEKGIKNGDGVILESARGTCEAIAMVTVRIRPFTVMGKTIHLVGMPFAFGWTTPKCGDSTNRLTVAAFDPNTTIPESKACCVNLRKAEKLTEIG, from the coding sequence GTTTCCTCAAGGGCGTCGGCGCAGGAGTCCTTTGCCTCACGCTGGGGCAGCTGGGCTTTGACCTGGGCGAGGCCCAGGCCTATGCCGGCAAGCTCAAAATCGAAGGCGCCAAGGAAGTCATCAGCGTCTGTCCGTTCTGTTCCGTCTGCTGTCAGGTCATTGCCTATGTGCGGGACGGCAAGCTGGTCTCCACCGAGGGCGATCCGGACTTCCCCGTCAACGAGGGCGCTCTCTGCGCCAAGGGCGCGGCCCTGTTCACCATGTACACCAGCGACCATCGGCTGAAAAAGCCCCTCTACCGCGCGCCCCACAGCGACCAGTGGGTGGAGAAGGATTGGGAGTGGTGCCTGAACCAGATCGCCCAGCGGATTAAAGAAACCCGCGATAAGGATATGGTCCTCAAAAACGCCAAGGGCCAGACGGTCAACCGCCTGGACACCATTTTCTGGATGGGCACCAGCCACGCCTCCAATGAGGAGTGCGCCGTCATCCATCAAGCCATGCGCGGCCTGGGTGTTGTCCATATGGACCACCAGGCGCGGGTCTGACACAGCCCCACTGTTGCGGCTCTGGCAGAGTCGTTCGGACGCGGCGCTATGACCAACCACTGGATCGATATCAAAAATACCGATGCAGTGCTTATTATCGGCAGCAATGCCGCTGAACACCATCCCGTGGCCTTCAAATGGATCATGCGGGCCAGGGACAACGGGGCCGTGCTCATGCACGTGGACCCCAAATTCTCGCGTACTTCCGCCCGCTGCGATTTCCATGTGCCCCTGCGATCGGGTACGGACATTGCCTTCCTGGGCGGCATGATCAACTATATCCTTGAGAACGATCTGTACTTCAAAGATTACGTCCTCAACTACACCAACGCGGCCTTTGTGGTGGGCGAAGGCTACGGCTTTAAAGACGGCCTCTTCACCGGCTACGACCCCCAGACCCGCAAGTACGACAAAAGCAAGTGGGGCCTGGCCAAGGGCCCGGACGGCGGGCCGGTCATCGACCCCAGCCTTAAAAACGAACGCTGCGTGCTCAACCTCATGCGCAAGCACTACTCCCGCTATACGCTCAAGAACGTCTCGGACGTCACGGGCGTTTCGCAGGAGAACCTGCTCAAGGTCTACAAGGCCTTCTGCGCCACCGGCAGGCCGGACAAGGCGGGCACCGTCCTCTATGCCCTGGGCTGGACCCAGCACACCGTGGGCGTGCAGAACATCCGCACCTCCACGCTTATCCAGCTTCTGCTGGGCAACATCGGCGTGGCGGGCGGCGGCATCAACGCTCTGCGCGGCGAGCCCAACGTGCAGGGATCCACAGACCACGCCCTGCTCTACCACATCCTGCCGGGCTACCTGCCCGTGCCGCGCGCGCCCTGGCAGGCCCTGGCCGACTACCAGAAGGCCAATACCCCCGTCACCACGCTCAAAAACAGCGCCAACTGGTGGGGAAACCGGCCCAAATACATGGTCAGCCTGCTCAAAGGCTGGTTCGGCGACGCCGCCACGCCCGAAAACAACTTCTGCTACGACCTTCTGGCCAAGCTGGAGCCGGGCGAGGACTGCTCCTACATGTACGCCATGGACAAAATGTACCAGGGCAAGATGCGGGGCGGCTTCATTGTGGGCGTGAACCCCATGAACAGCTTCCCCAACACCAACAAAATGCGCGCCGCGCTGGACAAGCTGGACTGGCTGGTCTGCTCGGAAATCCACCACTCCGAAACCACGGACAACTGGATGCGCCCCGGCGTGGACCCCAAGAACGTCAAGACGGAAGTCTTCCTGCTGCCCTCGGCGCACCGCATCGAAAAAGAAGGCACCATCAGCAACAGCGGCCGCTGGCTGCAGTGGTTCGACATGGGCGTGAAGCCCGGCTACGAGGCCCGCGACTTTGGCGACCTTATCGTGCCCCTGTTCAACAAGATCCGCGGGTTGTACCAGGCGCAGGGCGGCACGCTGCCCGACCCCATCCTCAAGATGCACTGGACGGACAAGTTTGTGGCCGCCGAGTGGACCCGCCGTATCAACGGCCAGTTCTGGGCCGACGGCAAGGTGGGCAACAAGCAGTACAAACGCGGCCAGCAGGTGCCCGCCTTCGGGGCGCTCAAGGACGACGGCACGACCTCATCCCTCAACTGGCTCTACAGCGGCAGCTGGACGGAAGAGGACGGCAACAAGTCCAAACGCCGCGACGCCAGCCAGACGCCCATGCAGGCCAATATCGGCCTTTTCCCCAACTGGTCCTGGTGCTGGCCCGTCAACCGGCGCATCCTTTATAACCGCGCCTCCGTGGATCCCAACGGCCAGCCCTGGAACCCCCAAAAGGCCGTCATCCAGTGGGACGGCTCCAAATGGGTGGGCGACGTGCCCGACGGCCCCTGGCCGCCCCTGGCCGATAAGGAAAAGGGCAAGCTGCCCTTCATTATGATGAAGGACGGCCACGCCCAGTTCTACGGCGTGGGCACGGCGGACGGCCCCTTCCCCGAGCACTACGAGCCCGCGGAAACCCCGCTCAAGAGCCACCCCTTCTCCAGCCAGCTGAGCAGCCCGGTCTACAAGTTCCATACCTCGGATATGGACAAGATAGCCCCGCCCGCGGACCCGCGCTTCCCCATCGTGCTCACCACCTACAGCCTTACGGAGCACTGGTGCGGCGGCGGCGAAACCCGCAACGTGCCCAACCTGCTGGAGGCCGAACCCCAGCTCTATGTGGAAATGAGCCATGAGCTCGCCAAAGAAAAAGGCATCAAAAACGGCGACGGCGTCATCCTGGAGAGCGCGCGCGGCACCTGCGAGGCCATCGCCATGGTCACCGTGCGCATCCGGCCTTTCACCGTCATGGGCAAGACCATCCATCTGGTGGGCATGCCTTTCGCCTTCGGCTGGACGACCCCCAAGTGCGGCGACTCCACCAACAGGCTGACCGTGGCGGCCTTTGACCCCAACACCACTATTCCGGAATCCAAGGCGTGTTGCGTCAATCTGCGCAAGGCCGAGAAGTTGACTGAAATCGGCTAG